From a single Brassica rapa cultivar Chiifu-401-42 chromosome A01, CAAS_Brap_v3.01, whole genome shotgun sequence genomic region:
- the LOC103845875 gene encoding universal stress protein YxiE isoform X2 yields MSEDQAAAVKETSAVEKQPETTGAEAPTVTITKRMMVAIDESDSSFYALQWVIDHFSNLLMTTEAAEAEGGLLTVVHVQSPSHHFAAFPAGPGGATVYASSSMIESVKKAQQEASAALLSRALQMCRAKQIRTETLVLEGEAKDMICQAVEQMHVDLLVVGSRGLGKIKRAFIGSVSDYCAHHANCPILIVKPPKEITT; encoded by the exons ATGTCGGAGGATCAAGCAGCGGCGGTGAAGGAAACATCGGCCGTGGAGAAGCAGCCGGAGACGACAGGAGCTGAAGCACCGACAGTGACAATAACAAAAAGGATGATGGTTGCTATCGACGAGAGTGATTCGAGCTTCTATGCTCTGCAATGGGTCATTGACCATTTCTCTAACCTTTTAATGACCACTGAGGCGGCTGAAGCGGAAGGTGGCTTGCTCACGGTGGTTCATGTGCAGTCTCCGTCCCATCACTTTGCTGCTTTTCCAGCTGGACCCGGCGGCGCAACAG TCTACGCATCTTCGTCGATGATAGAGTCAGTGAAAAAAGCACAACAGGAGGCCTCTGCAGCCCTTCTCTCGCGTGCACTCCAAATGTGCCGAGCCAAGCAG ATACGTACTGAAACTCTGGTACTTGAAGGCGAGGCAAAGGACATGATTTGCCAGGCGGTGGAGCAAATGCACGTTGATCTTCTCGTTGTGGGTAGTCGTGGCCTTGGCAAGATCAAAAG AGCGTTTATTGGGAGCGTTAGCGACTACTGTGCTCATCACGCCAACTGTCCCATCCTTATTGTGAAGCCACCAAAGGAGATAACTACTTAA
- the LOC103845875 gene encoding universal stress protein PHOS34 isoform X1, protein MSEDQAAAVKETSAVEKQPETTGAEAPTVTITKRMMVAIDESDSSFYALQWVIDHFSNLLMTTEAAEAEGGLLTVVHVQSPSHHFAAFPAGPGGATAVYASSSMIESVKKAQQEASAALLSRALQMCRAKQIRTETLVLEGEAKDMICQAVEQMHVDLLVVGSRGLGKIKRAFIGSVSDYCAHHANCPILIVKPPKEITT, encoded by the exons ATGTCGGAGGATCAAGCAGCGGCGGTGAAGGAAACATCGGCCGTGGAGAAGCAGCCGGAGACGACAGGAGCTGAAGCACCGACAGTGACAATAACAAAAAGGATGATGGTTGCTATCGACGAGAGTGATTCGAGCTTCTATGCTCTGCAATGGGTCATTGACCATTTCTCTAACCTTTTAATGACCACTGAGGCGGCTGAAGCGGAAGGTGGCTTGCTCACGGTGGTTCATGTGCAGTCTCCGTCCCATCACTTTGCTGCTTTTCCAGCTGGACCCGGCGGCGCAACAG CAGTCTACGCATCTTCGTCGATGATAGAGTCAGTGAAAAAAGCACAACAGGAGGCCTCTGCAGCCCTTCTCTCGCGTGCACTCCAAATGTGCCGAGCCAAGCAG ATACGTACTGAAACTCTGGTACTTGAAGGCGAGGCAAAGGACATGATTTGCCAGGCGGTGGAGCAAATGCACGTTGATCTTCTCGTTGTGGGTAGTCGTGGCCTTGGCAAGATCAAAAG AGCGTTTATTGGGAGCGTTAGCGACTACTGTGCTCATCACGCCAACTGTCCCATCCTTATTGTGAAGCCACCAAAGGAGATAACTACTTAA
- the LOC103845912 gene encoding uncharacterized protein LOC103845912, producing MKETSNNGQYSLEKTLPPHPHLPKLEPPRGTRVSSEEATHQSSFTVDMMKLIRQSGNAISKRISILHENGAVSKKDLNESDVAEFEISGVKVLVKLKSEEEIRGRVAFFSRSNCRDSTAVRSFLRERGFDFSEINIDVYAHRERELVERTGSSQVPQIFFNEKHFGGLMALNWLRNSGEFDRRIKELLAEKCCGDAPAPVMYGFDEEGEGGGVDEMMSFVRVLRQKLPIKDRLMKMKIVKNCFSGAEVVEILIHHLDCGRKQAVEIGKKLAKKHFIHHVFGENDFEDGTHYYRLLEHEPFISNCYNFRGSTNDMEPQDAVMVGQKLFKIMTAILESYSSDDHSRVDYMRISQSEEFRRYLNLAQDLQRLNLLELSTNEKLAFFLNLYNAMVIHALIRIGRSDGMIARRSFFTDFQYVVGGYSYSLNSIRNNIIRGGHRQSYAFIKPFMRGGNTHHKLGHPKLNPLVHFGLCDGTKSTPVVRFFTPQGVEAELKQAARDFFRNGGIDVVLDKRVVHLSRIIKWYKEDFSEEKKLLKWIMSYVDANKAGLLTHLLGEDGGGSVHIVYQDYDWSINS from the exons ATGAAGGAAACCTCGAACAACGGTCAATATAGTCTCGAGAAGACTCTCCCGCCTCATCCTCACCTACCGAAACTCGAGCCGCCACGTGGCACTCGCGTCTCGTCAGAAGAAGCGACGCATCAGTCATCATTCACCGTCGATATGATGAAACTCATCCGCCAAAGCGGGAACGCGATCTCCAAACGCATCTCGATTCTGCACGAAAACGGCGCCGTTTCGAAGAAGGATCTCAACGAATCCGACGTGGCGGAGTTCGAAATCTCCGGAGTCAAGGTCCTCGTGAAGCTGAAAAGCGAAGAGGAGATCAGAGGCCGAGTCGCCTTCTTCTCGAGATCTAACTGCCGAGACTCCACCGCCGTCCGATCGTTTCTCCGGGAACGAGGCTTCGATTTCTCGGAGATCAACATCGACGTCTACGCGCACAGAGAGCGCGAGCTTGTCGAGAGAACAGGGAGCTCTCAGGTCCCTCAGATCTTCTTCAACGAGAAACACTTCGGCGGATTGATGGCGTTGAATTGGCTGAGAAACAGCGGAGAGTTCGATCGGAGGATCAAGGAGTTGCTGGCGGAGAAGTGCTGCGGCGATGCGCCGGCGCCGGTGATGTACGGTTTCGACGAGGAGGGAGAGGGCGGTGGGGTGGATGAGATGATGAGCTTCGTTAGGGTTTTGAGGCAGAAGCTGCCGATTAAGGATCggttgatgaagatgaagatcgtCAAAAACTGTTTCTCCGGCGCCGAGGTGGTGGAGATATTGATTCATCACTTGGATTGCGGGAGGAAGCAG GCCGTCGAAATTGGCAAGAAACTAGCCAAGAAACACTTTATCCACCATGTCTTTGG aGAAAATGACTTTGAAGACGGAACCCATTACTACCGTCTCCTTGAGCACGAGCCATTTATTTCAAACTGTTACAATTTTAGAGGCTCTACAAATGACATGGAGCCCCAAGATGCAGTAATGGTTGGTCAGAAGCTATTCAAAATCATGACTGCTATTCTCGAGTCTTATTCGTCTGATGACCATTCTCGTGTTGATTACATGAGAATCAGTCAAAGTGAAGAATTTCGAAG GTACTTGAATTTGGCTCAAGATCTTCAACGGTTGAATCTTCTTGAACTCTCAACAAACGAGAAATTGGCATTTTTCTTGAATTTGTACAACGCAATGGTGATCCATGCTTTGATCAGAATCGGACGTTCCGATGGAATGATTGCAAGAAGATCCTTCTTCACGGACTTTCAGTACGTCGTAGGAGGCTACTCTTATTCCCTTAACTCCATAAGAAACAACATCATTCGAGGCGGTCATAGACAGTCTTATGCATTTATCAAACCGTTTATGAGAGGCGGTAACACACATCATAAG CTTGGTCATCCAAAACTTAATCCACTAGTACATTTTGGGCTTTGTGATGGGACCAAATCCACTCCAGTAGTGAGGTTTTTCACACCGCAAGGAGTTGAAGCTGAGCTCAAACAAGCAGCCAGAGATTTTTTCCGAAACGGTGGAATTGACGTTGTCTTGGACAAGAGAGTCGTTCATCTATCAAGAATCATCAAGTG GTATAAGGAGGATTTCAGTGAAGAGAAGAAATTGTTGAAGTGGATAATGAGTTATGTAGATGCAAACAAAGCAGGTCTTTTAACCCATCTTCTCGGTGAGGATGGAGGAGGTTCTGTTCACATCGTCTACCAAGACTATGATTGGTCTATCAACAGTTGA